A window of the Arenibacter algicola genome harbors these coding sequences:
- a CDS encoding tyrosine-type recombinase/integrase: MAKVRLVLDTRKSAKSASTGLFPIAIRLFHRKTRIIRLSYSTSPSAWDDKLMKIKKSAANNEHFDCSEVNEIIYDKLHIARKLIVELDESIDLIGPDILVGFIRKAWKKTNDITIRQEVENGLTLSEWGKVIIDRKLKSNKPGTAEWYNNGINAFNKFNLNKVLRLDEINVTFLKDFQIEHESKGNSNNAISSYMRAIRAIYNSAIKEDQFVTKKNPFEHFRIPTTRRTKKKAIVKMNFMKIRNLNYKKGSPIWHAKNYTLIMFNCRGMNFVDLVKLQVKDLVNDRIFYGRSKTGDQLSVRITDELKEILCFYLRDKTENDYLFPANYDGSTKSYEKYKSLRRRMNGYLKIIANDAGIEEAFTTYTIRHSWATIAKYMGISTEIISEGLGHNSLRTTEIYLKSFTNNVLDEANELVVS, encoded by the coding sequence ATGGCCAAGGTAAGATTAGTTTTGGACACAAGAAAATCGGCAAAAAGTGCAAGTACTGGACTATTTCCAATAGCGATTCGTCTATTTCATCGTAAAACAAGAATTATTCGTCTATCATATAGTACCTCACCCAGTGCCTGGGATGATAAATTGATGAAAATTAAAAAATCTGCTGCCAATAATGAACATTTTGACTGTTCCGAAGTCAACGAAATTATTTATGACAAACTGCATATTGCAAGAAAGCTTATTGTTGAACTTGATGAAAGTATAGATTTGATTGGACCTGATATTCTAGTTGGATTTATAAGAAAAGCTTGGAAAAAAACCAATGATATCACTATACGGCAAGAAGTGGAAAATGGACTTACCTTATCTGAATGGGGAAAGGTAATAATCGACAGAAAATTGAAATCCAATAAACCTGGTACTGCCGAATGGTACAATAATGGGATAAATGCTTTCAACAAATTTAACCTTAATAAAGTACTGAGATTGGATGAAATCAATGTCACATTTTTAAAAGATTTTCAAATAGAACATGAGTCAAAAGGCAATTCAAATAATGCTATTAGCTCCTATATGCGGGCTATAAGGGCAATTTATAATAGTGCTATCAAAGAAGATCAATTTGTGACAAAAAAAAATCCCTTCGAACACTTTAGAATACCTACTACCCGACGCACTAAAAAGAAGGCAATTGTAAAAATGAATTTCATGAAGATTAGGAATCTGAACTATAAAAAAGGATCTCCAATCTGGCATGCCAAAAATTATACCCTTATCATGTTTAACTGTAGGGGAATGAATTTTGTAGATTTGGTAAAACTTCAGGTAAAGGACCTTGTCAATGACCGTATATTCTATGGAAGGAGTAAAACGGGAGACCAGCTCTCTGTTCGTATTACGGATGAACTTAAAGAAATTTTATGTTTCTATTTACGGGACAAAACGGAAAATGATTATTTATTCCCTGCGAATTATGATGGAAGTACAAAGAGTTATGAAAAATACAAATCCTTACGAAGAAGAATGAACGGTTACCTTAAAATCATCGCCAATGATGCGGGTATAGAAGAGGCATTTACTACCTATACAATCCGTCATTCTTGGGCCACTATAGCCAAATATATGGGGATATCAACCGAGATTATAAGTGAAGGCTTAGGGCATAATTCTTTAAGGACTACAGAAATTTATTTGAAAAGCTTTACAAATAATGTGTTGGATGAGGCAAATGAGCTTGTTGTTTCCTAA